One window of Phalacrocorax carbo chromosome 1, bPhaCar2.1, whole genome shotgun sequence genomic DNA carries:
- the BHLHE41 gene encoding class E basic helix-loop-helix protein 41 yields MDEGISRLPERQLLEHRDFIGLDYPSLYMCKPKRGVKRDESKETYKLPHRLIEKKRRDRINECIAQLKDLLPEHLKLTTLGHLEKAVVLELTLKHLKALTALTEQQHQKIIALQNGERSMKSPMQADLDAFHSGFQTCAKEVLQYLSRFESWTPREQRCAQLLGHLHSISSQFLPGPQLLSPPPGPLSKGSSSSSSSPPAPHCAPGHKPEGQANCVPVIQRTHAAELSAETDTDTDSGYGGEGEARPERGSAAAAVAAGSGGPLPALAIKQEPSGDDSPPAPKRLKLDRGGSPLPGPPGLAARGAEAAAAAAAALVRPDAALLGSLMALGAGGGGAPFGQPAAAAPFCLPFYFISPSAAAAYMQPFLDKGSLEKYLYPAAPIPLLYPGIPAPAAASFPCLSSVLGPAEKAAAAAGLPPAPHLLHPFAAAAGLAAATAASEPGEEAEAAAAEEPGAEGP; encoded by the exons ATGGATGAAGGAATCTCCCGCTTGCCGGAGAGGCAGCTACTGGAGCATAGGGATTTTATAGG GCTGGACTACCCTTCCCTGTATATGTGCAAACCCAAAAGAGGCGTGAAGAGGGACGAGAGCAAG GAAACGTATAAACTGCCACATAGACTGATAGAAAAGAAGAGGCGAGACAGGATTAACGAATGCATTGCCCAGCTGAAGGATTTACTGCCCGAGCATCTGAAATTGACG ACGCTGGGCCACCTGGAGAAAGCGGTGGTGCTGGAATTGACTTTGAAACACTTGAAAGCTCTAACAGCCTTAACggagcagcagcaccagaaGATCATCGCTTTGCAGAACG GGGAGCGGTCCATGAAGTCTCCCATGCAGGCCGACCTGGACGCCTTCCACTCGGGCTTTCAGACGTGCGCCAAGGAAGTGCTGCAGTACCTCTCCCGCTTCGAGAGCTGGACCCCCCGAGAGCAGCGATGCGCCCAGCTCCTCGGCCACCTGCACTCCATCTCGTCGCAGTTCCTCCCCGGCCCCCAGCTCCTGTCCCCGCCGCCGGGACCCCTCAGCAAGggatcctcctcctcctcttcctccccgcccgccccacACTGCGCGCCGGGCCACAAGCCGGAGGGCCAGGCTAACTGCGTGCCCGTCATCCAGCGGACTCACGCCGCCGAGCTCAGCGCCGAGACCGACACGGACACGGACAGCGGCTACGGCGGGGAGGGCGAGGCGCGCCCCGAGCGCGgctccgcggcggcggcggtggcggcggggtcTGGGGGGCCGCTGCCCGCCCTGGCCATCAAGCAGGAGCCGTCGGGGGACGACTCGCCCCCCGCGCCCAAGCGGCTGAAGCTGGACCGGGGCggcagccccctgcccggcccgccggggctggcggcgcggggcgccgaggcagcggcggcggcggcggcggcgctggtGAGACCCGACGCCGCCCTGCTGGGCTCGCTGATGGCCctgggggcgggcggcggcggggccccctTCGGAcagccggcggcggcggccccttTCTGCCTGCCCTTCTACTTCATCTCCCcttccgccgccgccgcctacATGCAGCCCTTCCTGGATAAAGGCAGCCTAGAGAAGTATCTGTACCCCGCCGCCCCCATTCCGCTCCTCTACCCGGGCatcccggccccggccgccgcctccttcccctgcctctcctccGTGCTGGGCCCCGCCGAGaaggcggcggccgccgccgggctgcccccagcgccccacctcctgcaccccttcgctgccgccgccgggctGGCCGCGGCCACCGCCGCCTCCGAGCCCGGCGAGGAGGCGGAGGCCGCGGCCGCCGAGGAGCCCGGCGCCGAGGGCCCGTGA
- the RASSF8 gene encoding ras association domain-containing protein 8 isoform X2, translating into MELKVWVDGVQRIVCGVTEVTTCQEVVIALAQAIGRTGRYTLIEKWRDTERHLAPHENPIVSLNKWGQYASDVQLILRRTGPSLSERPTSDSVARIPERTLYRQSLPPLAKLRPPSDKSMKRREPKRKSLTFTGGAKGLMDIFGKSKESEFKQKVLNNCKTTADELKKLIHLQTEKLQCIEKQLESNEAEIRYWEQKYNSSLEEEILKLEQKIKRNEVEIEEEEFWENELQIEQENEKQLKEQLQEMRQRILECESKLKDYMSQIHNMESGLEAEKLQREVQESQVNEEEVKEKIEKVKGEIDIQGQQSLRLENGIKAVERSLGQATKRLQDREQELEQLTKELRQVNLQQFIQQTGTKVTVLPADPVEVEAPHVELEREPTFQSGSLKRPGSSRQLPSNLRILQNPLSSGFNPEGIYV; encoded by the exons GTCGCACCGGGAGGTACACGCTGATCGAGAAATGGCGGGACACGGAGCGGCACCTGGCGCCGCACGAGAACCCCATCGTCTCGCTGAACAAGTGGGGTCAGTACGCGAGCGACGTGCAGCTGATCCTGCGCCGCACCGGGCCCTCCCTGAGCGAGCGGCCGACTTCGGACAGCGTGGCTCGCATCCCGGAGAGGACTCTGTACCGGCAAAGCTTGCCTCCCCTGGCCAAGCTGAGGCCTCCCAGCGACAAATCCATGAAGAGGAGGGAGCCGAAAAGGAAATCCCTCACCTTCACCGGCGGGGCCAAAGGGTTGATGGACATCTTCGGGAAAAGCAAAGAATCCGAGTTCAAGCAAAAGGTGCTCAACAACTGTAAAACAACAGCGGATGAGTTGAAGAAATTGATCCACCTCCAGACGGAGAAACTTCAGTGCATTGAGAAGCAGCTGGAGTCCAACGAAGCCGAGATCCGCTACTGGGAACAAAAGTATAACTCCAGCCTGGAAGAAGAAATCCTCAAGCTGGAGCAGAAGATCAAAAGGAACGAAGTGGAGATTGAAGAGGAAGAGTTCTGGGAAAATGAGCTGCAGATTGAACAGGAGaatgaaaaacagctgaaggaGCAACTGCAGGAGATGAGGCAGAGGATCCTCGAGTGTGAGAGCAAGCTGAAGGACTACATGTCTCAGATCCACAACATGGAAAGTGGCCTTGAAGCGGAGAAGTTGCAGCGGGAAGTTCAGGAGTCCCAAGTGAATGAAGAAGAGGTGAAGGAAAAGATCGAGAAGGTGAAGGGTGAAATCGATATTCAGGGCCAGCAGAGTCTGAGATTGGAAAACGGCATTAAAGCTGTAGAAAGGTCTTTGGGCCAAGCGACCAAACGGTTACAG GACAGGGAACAAGAACTGGAGCAACTGACAAAGGAGCTGCGACAGGTCAATCTCCAACAGTTCATCCAGCAAACGGGAACAAAGGTCACGGTGCTGCCAGCGGACCCCGTTGAGGTGGAGGCCCCGCATGTGGAGCTTGAGAGAG AGCCAACATTTCAGTCTGGGTCACTGAAGCGCCCTGGCTCATCGAGACAGCTCCCCAGTAACCTTCGGATTCTACAGAATCCCCTGTCGTCTGGTTTCAACCCAGAGGGCATTTATGTATGA
- the RASSF8 gene encoding ras association domain-containing protein 8 isoform X1, giving the protein MELKVWVDGVQRIVCGVTEVTTCQEVVIALAQAIGRTGRYTLIEKWRDTERHLAPHENPIVSLNKWGQYASDVQLILRRTGPSLSERPTSDSVARIPERTLYRQSLPPLAKLRPPSDKSMKRREPKRKSLTFTGGAKGLMDIFGKSKESEFKQKVLNNCKTTADELKKLIHLQTEKLQCIEKQLESNEAEIRYWEQKYNSSLEEEILKLEQKIKRNEVEIEEEEFWENELQIEQENEKQLKEQLQEMRQRILECESKLKDYMSQIHNMESGLEAEKLQREVQESQVNEEEVKEKIEKVKGEIDIQGQQSLRLENGIKAVERSLGQATKRLQDREQELEQLTKELRQVNLQQFIQQTGTKVTVLPADPVEVEAPHVELERGAALSALEPTFQSGSLKRPGSSRQLPSNLRILQNPLSSGFNPEGIYV; this is encoded by the exons GTCGCACCGGGAGGTACACGCTGATCGAGAAATGGCGGGACACGGAGCGGCACCTGGCGCCGCACGAGAACCCCATCGTCTCGCTGAACAAGTGGGGTCAGTACGCGAGCGACGTGCAGCTGATCCTGCGCCGCACCGGGCCCTCCCTGAGCGAGCGGCCGACTTCGGACAGCGTGGCTCGCATCCCGGAGAGGACTCTGTACCGGCAAAGCTTGCCTCCCCTGGCCAAGCTGAGGCCTCCCAGCGACAAATCCATGAAGAGGAGGGAGCCGAAAAGGAAATCCCTCACCTTCACCGGCGGGGCCAAAGGGTTGATGGACATCTTCGGGAAAAGCAAAGAATCCGAGTTCAAGCAAAAGGTGCTCAACAACTGTAAAACAACAGCGGATGAGTTGAAGAAATTGATCCACCTCCAGACGGAGAAACTTCAGTGCATTGAGAAGCAGCTGGAGTCCAACGAAGCCGAGATCCGCTACTGGGAACAAAAGTATAACTCCAGCCTGGAAGAAGAAATCCTCAAGCTGGAGCAGAAGATCAAAAGGAACGAAGTGGAGATTGAAGAGGAAGAGTTCTGGGAAAATGAGCTGCAGATTGAACAGGAGaatgaaaaacagctgaaggaGCAACTGCAGGAGATGAGGCAGAGGATCCTCGAGTGTGAGAGCAAGCTGAAGGACTACATGTCTCAGATCCACAACATGGAAAGTGGCCTTGAAGCGGAGAAGTTGCAGCGGGAAGTTCAGGAGTCCCAAGTGAATGAAGAAGAGGTGAAGGAAAAGATCGAGAAGGTGAAGGGTGAAATCGATATTCAGGGCCAGCAGAGTCTGAGATTGGAAAACGGCATTAAAGCTGTAGAAAGGTCTTTGGGCCAAGCGACCAAACGGTTACAG GACAGGGAACAAGAACTGGAGCAACTGACAAAGGAGCTGCGACAGGTCAATCTCCAACAGTTCATCCAGCAAACGGGAACAAAGGTCACGGTGCTGCCAGCGGACCCCGTTGAGGTGGAGGCCCCGCATGTGGAGCTTGAGAGAGGTGCAGCCCTCAGTGCTCTTG AGCCAACATTTCAGTCTGGGTCACTGAAGCGCCCTGGCTCATCGAGACAGCTCCCCAGTAACCTTCGGATTCTACAGAATCCCCTGTCGTCTGGTTTCAACCCAGAGGGCATTTATGTATGA